The following are encoded in a window of Palaemon carinicauda isolate YSFRI2023 chromosome 31, ASM3689809v2, whole genome shotgun sequence genomic DNA:
- the LOC137624292 gene encoding uncharacterized protein, translating into MAASFETCSLCSMKYYESIRRFHSDYHGTQEERATNFLREHLVLPRSVQCPKCNAALYFREEKHTWYCKTSVRIPKTKKRKYCNYSVSDYKGTFLQNLHLPPWKIILLVNYWLYKHCDTQFLMENLGLSPNTIIEYKSLCSEVTEYVMDNQEPIGGPGITVEIDESLLWQPKYSREPPLSDTRVFGGIERVSKTSFLVPILEPMISSRDSSTLVPLIQKYIKPGSIIISDNWSSYNSLNSLGYEHRIVSHTEARHDTHTQNIESLMREAREQIQRSGSRSEYFRRYLSRFVFIKKYPVENRLHYFFIAASHIYPPQSEVQRNARHPKDE; encoded by the coding sequence ATGGCTGCTTCATTTGAGACATGTTCTTTGTGCAGTATGAAGTATTATGAGAGCATTCGTCGATTTCACAGTGACTATCATGGAACTCAAGAAGAACGTGCAACTAATTTTCTACGTGAGCATTTGGTGCTTCCTAGAAGTGTTCAGTGTCCCAAATGCAATGCTGCCTTATATTTTCGTGAAGAAAAACATACGTGGTACTGTAAAACGTCTGTACGCATTCCGAAAACTAAGAAGAGAAAGTACTGTAACTACAGTGTTAGTGACTATAAAGGTACTTTCCTTCAAAATTTGCATCTTCCTCCTTGGAAAATAATTCTGCTTGTTAATTACTGGTTATATAAGCATTGTGACACCCAATTTTTAATGGAGAATCTTGGATTATCGCCTAATACTATCATAGAATATAAGAGCTTGTGCTCTGAAGTAACAGAGTATGTTATGGATAACCAAGAGCCCATCGGTGGCCCAGGCATTACGGTCGAGATTGACGAATCTCTGTTGTGGCAGCCAAAGTACAGCCGTGAACCGCCTCTCAGTGATACACGGGTGTTCGGGGGTATTGAGAGAGTTTCAAAAACCTCTTTTCTTGTGCCTATTCTGGAACCAATGATCAGTAGCCGTGACTCTTCCACCTTAGTGCCTTTGATTCAGAAATACATCAAGCCTGGGAGCATTATTATAAGCGATAATTGGTCGAGCTACAACTCCCTAAATTCTCTCGGGTATGAGCACCGTATCGTGAGTCACACTGAGGCTAGACATGACACTCATACCCAAAATATTGAGAGTCTCATGCGAGAGGCTAGGGAACAAATCCAGCGTTCTGGCAGTCGCTCGGAATATTTCCGACGGTATCTGTCCAGGTTTGTATTTATCAAGAAATACCCAGTGGAGAATCGGCTTCACTATTTCTTCATCGCTGCCAGTCACATCTACCCTCCCCAGTCTGAAGTCCAACGTAAtgctagacatccgaaagacgaGTAG